One part of the Clarias gariepinus isolate MV-2021 ecotype Netherlands chromosome 24, CGAR_prim_01v2, whole genome shotgun sequence genome encodes these proteins:
- the gas1b gene encoding growth arrest-specific protein 1b, translating to MPISACVRVFIWTAGLTLVCLDAVSVASPVHGHRLICWQAIIKCQSEPECHYAYAQYTRACGPVINGHRKKCPSHCISSILQLNLTASGPGLEHCECATDAMCVNAKRRIEPCMPRISRTGCTEARRACEGDAECGAAMRDYVFHCRALFGGERCSTECRRVIERLRSVPKARLLDTCECDGAERTICEHVKGSMMNLCSDALEHPDAGSGLSDDEDELEDDYDEAEDSADGVSRAHTSLIMTSTILVLKLLQ from the coding sequence ATGCCCATCAGTGCGTGTGTACGAGTGTTTATTTGGACTGCCGGTTTAACGCTGGTGTGTTTGGATGCCGTGTCCGTTGCGTCTCCGGTTCACGGTCACCGTCTGATCTGCTGGCAGGCCATCATAAAGTGCCAGTCAGAACCGGAGTGCCATTACGCTTACGCGCAGTACACGCGCGCGTGCGGTCCCGTGATTAACGGGCACAGGAAGAAGTGCCCGAGTCACTGCATCTCGTCCATCCTACAGCTCAATCTGACCGCCAGCGGCCCGGGACTCGAACACTGCGAGTGCGCCACGGACGCGATGTGCGTAAACGCCAAGCGCCGCATCGAGCCGTGCATGCCGCGGATCAGCCGCACGGGATGCACGGAAGCGCGGCGCGCGTGCGAGGGCGATGCGGAGTGCGGCGCGGCCATGCGTGACTACGTGTTCCACTGCCGCGCGCTGTTCGGCGGAGAACGCTGCTCCACGGAGTGTCGGCGGGTCATCGAGCGCCTGCGCTCCGTCCCCAAGGCGCGCCTGTTGGACACGTGCGAGTGCGACGGCGCCGAGAGGACCATCTGCGAGCACGTTAAGGGCAGCATGATGAACTTGTGCTCAGACGCCCTTGAACACCCGGACGCGGGCAGCGGGCTTTCGGACGATGAGGACGAGCTCGAGGATGACTATGATGAGGCAGAGGACAGCGCAGACGGAGTGTCCAGGGCACACACAAGTTTGATAATGACCTCCACCATTTTAGTTCTGAAGCTTCTtcagtga